ACAAGGAGTAGCTCAGAAGTTGTGCAGTGTTAGCCCAGCGCCTCTGTTTTATCGTTTTTAATATACAGTTCtccttttatcctgttggcgcctctgttacttctacagttttaggcagtgtttacaaacaaaagacatggctgctaaaagcttgtgataggctcaagtaagcagagtgtgtgagtcacacagagcctgcagggggcctggagagggtgtgtatagcttctatccaatcacaagcagcacagcacattccagccagactgcctgagcccgacagacccgacagaggagagaagattagatcatataacagagataacacagccactgggcAAGTATAAaacgctgcagtaagccagaccacattagaacaggcataggaacttacatAATAGAAGAaagaaggatgaaaattttgttacagagtcttgttacagagtctctttaaaagtggGGCAAACTTTCCCCAGACTGGTGTCAGAGACTGTTATATAGCTACAAGTGCCTCACTGCAGTTATTCCAGCCAGTGGAAGTAACGCTAGCTATCAGGGGGTGGAGTGTCCCTTGCTGAGAATACACATTTTTTATagttatcttttgtttaaaaagtaaatcaaggttaaagagaccctgtaataaaaaacaaacaaacatctggggatacttacctttggagatatttacctactgcaatcctgcgcaggcgcactagtggcTTTTCGTTCggggtaaggcagaaatagccgagtctgactgtatctgctctactgcgcaggtgcaaaggactcacacctgcgcagtagagggaatatcattgggcttggctatttttGACTTAGACTAACGAAGAGCCActtgtgcgcctgcgcaggatcgcggtagataaatacttacctcaccgCGGTTCTAGGGGTCACAGCGCTGGATTGTCGGGAAACCAGAGACTGGGGGAAACCTCGTTAGGGTCCAGAGGCGCTTGGCCCAGATATAGACCTGCTATTGTGTTCTCCaaaattgattgcctgatgaagcgggatagttacccgtgaaacgcgttgcacactTGGAGAATTCCcaataaatattactgttattataaTAACGGCTCATTGTCCAGTCATTGTTTACCTGAGGGCGGTGAGTCCACCTGCTTCCCTCCTTTTAAgcggattttaattattttatccttgctggtgcctctgttatacCTGTTTTATTATAgagctagtccacccttggtgtagGGGTGTATTCCCATTTTATTTTGCCTACAGAGAGCTACTTTTtattacctgagtggggtcaggttataattctccccacctgcctggtcagtggttgcctgtgcggcgacccatatttgtgagtataataccgaTCACCTATACACTCCATCTTGTttacttgacatactacaccatattcggCTCTCGGTTTCATTTCTGTTTTTTAAGCCACATCCAAATGATCATGAATGAAACTGGCCTCTGTTATGGTAGTGTGTGGAAAACGATTTATGATAGACTGCACATGTCTAAGGTGTTTGCATGCTGGGTTCCACATCTGCTAACCCCTTtccagaaacaaacatggcatGACCTTCCAAGATAGATGTTGACAAGCAGTTGGTACAGGATATAGAGGATTTTTTTTGGTCGAGCACCATTATCCTTCAAATACAGGAACTTTATCCCACTGTGAGCCTCAATCTTTTCCAtctcacactttagtcacttTTGGCTCAATCTGTAAAAGAAATGATACAACGAGCTGGTCTTCTCAATCTCAGTGTTTGGTATATTGATGACATTTTGTCGGTGTCATCATTAGTCCCTAATAACTCCTGGGTAATAATTAAAACTAATGCAATGTTACCCTCATCTCCTTTTTCGGCGCATTGGAGGTAAAGCCACTTTTTATATGGCACCCCTTCTGATAAAGCTACGTTGACTGTCATTGTGATGGTGATGATCACTGCATTCATCACAGGGAGTTCTGAGATCACCAGGGATCCCATAGTTTGGCCTATTTAGTTTTGTAAATCTGTAATCAGAACTTCTTCCTGATCcgagacatggggcttgattcacaaagcagtactaacagttagcatgctggtgaaaagccctttatcacgcctaaactcagtttaggcgtgataagtttaggtgtgataagtttagccgtgataagtttaggtgtgataagttaaggtgtgataagtttaggcgtgataactagcaccaactgggttagcaccgcagtgcacagctgatcaaaagttttgcgctagcaaagtctggtgcacttcgcaaagagtttaatggcactgctttgcatgcgggactttgcgcgcgatctaaacttatctaaacttatcacgcctaaacttatcacgcctaaacttatcacgcctaaattggcttttcaccagcatggtgcaatttttatcacgcctaaagtctctaactgggttagcatcgctttgtgaatcgagtccaCAGTATATGAGTTCTTATCTCTAGCAAAATCTTCCCTAAACGCTAACATTTTTCAGAGCTTTCTTAATGTCTTTATTCCTCAAACTATATATACAAGGGTTTAAGAAAGGAGTAAACACTGTGTACAACATAGACATTATTTTTCTGCCCATCTGTGAGTGGCCTTCATTTGGAATTATGTAAATGGCAATTAGACTCCCATAAAATtgacacacaacagtcagatgaGAGCTACAAGTAGAAAAGCTCTTCTGTCTTCCTGAGATGGATGAGATCTTTAGTATGGTCCAAACAATTCCCATATAAGAAACCACAATAAACAAGAATGGTAAGACTACTGCAGGCACACCCAACATGACTACTACTATTTTCATGCTGGACACGTCTGAACAAGAAAGTTCGATCAAAGGAACAACATCGCAGAAGAAATGGTCAATGGtgtttgggccacagaactgtagTTGGCAGATGTAAAATGTCATAATGGTTGTTACAATGAAGCTCAGTAGCCAAGATAGAGCAACTAATGTGATGCAAAGCCATGGGGTCATGATTGAGATGtaatggagaggagaacagatggccACATATCGATCATAGGACATCACCATCAGAAGAAAACATTCCGATGCTTCTGAGACACTAAAGAAGTAATATTGAGTGACACAGCCTGAAAATGATATTGAACTGTTGCCGTGAAGTACAATGTGTAGCAGGTTAGGGGAAATATTTGTGCCCATCATAACGTCAGTGATGGAGAGTTGGGTGAGGAAGAAGTACATGGGGGAGTGGAGGGTCTTGCTGATGGACACCAGAGTGATGATCAGGAGGTTTCCACACAGCGTCCCACAATAGATCAGTAGAAGAAAGATGAAGAACCATAGAGTAAACCTGCCCATGTCACGGAATCCCAGGAGAAATATTGAGGTGACATTGCTCTGATATGGGCCATGTGTGTCAGAGGGCAAAACCAGCATCTTTTAACAATATAGCGTCATCCAAGACAACATGGCATCTTTATGAGACAAATTATGGTAGTCATGGGTAACCTCCAGTTCAGTTTACTTCTAGAATAGATAGATAGCCAAAAAATAGCAGCAATGAGCAAAAATACCAGATgttcttttcacattcatttttgtgaaattaatataaaattaaacTTTTGAGCGAAGATGCCTTTGAAAATCATCTTGTAAAATAcgttaatgatttttttccagttttaGTGATTTTTCACTTTAGAAGGTGAGATTTTACTCGTTTGTGTTTGCTATTTTTGCTTTAAAAGGTAATTTGCTCTTTGTTGGCAATTTAGGTGAAAATTTGGTCAAttttggcgatttttttttttgcgaaaatTGACATTGCCAAAATACAATACAAAGTCGAAACTAGTATTTTCAATGATAAAATGACTGTTGCAAAAATTTgcaagttagttagttagttagacagacTAAATCACAACAAATGATCAGCAAATGGAAGTATAAATTAAACTGTGTACTGCAaactgaaagaaaaaaagcagcatGTCTGTTTTCTAATTTCTTTTCCTTATCAGATTAGAAATCTGGATTAGCACACATTTTTCTACTAATACATTTTGGTTGTTATTGCTGTTTCGTATATTGAGCATGGAAAATCATATATGCAGACACGTGTAAATCATTTACAGAAGTCAGCAGAGAACATGAATATTTTACAAGTATGAAGAGCAGAGCAACAAACGGGAATTGTACGGATGTTACACCAGCTGCCTCTGAGGACAAGCCATGTTAAGCAAATAAGAGATTATTTTCTGCCAGGTATATATATGTTTGTCCTCATCATTAATTAACCCTTAGAGAAAAGAGGACCTATTTGTGCATTCTCTTGGGTTTTTCTATAACATGTTTCGATGCATTTTGAttcatttattatttttcttacCAAATAAAAACAATATACCCATATACgtacaaggatatatagtaaaaaaatatttttgaagggATAAAAACGTTTCAAGATGATCttacattttattgtatcaaaaagttattttgtaaaaacagagttcacaaatcttcaagTGAATTCATCTTTGTAAACGACTTCCCATTATTAAGTACCAAAAACAtatgttgaaatatgcaaatatacCAAAATTGGGACGGGTATCATGTGGACAAAATTAAGCCAGGAAACACCACTTAGACTAACATTGGACACAGCACACCGCCAAGATGTACCAGGAGAGAGTGACCACTCTCTCCTGGTACACTttgcctgtgtgctgtgtccaATGTTAGTCTAAGTGGTGTTTCCTGGCTTGATTTTGTCCAGATGGTACCCGTCCCAATTTTAGTCCCGTATATTACAGATTACAATTGTTTGTGAAAGCCTGAGAAAGGTTActccgaaacaagtcgacgttgtcgcctttTTAAACAAGTGCATATTTCAACATATGTTTTTGGTACTTGATAATGGGATGTTGTTTGCAAAGATGAATTCgcttgaagatttgtgaactctctttttacaaaagaactttttgatacattaaaatttaagatcatcttgaaacttttttttctcttcaaaaatatttttttactatatatccttgtacttataTGGTTATATTATTGGTGTTCTGACACACCATTGAGGATATGTTTTTTGGGTCTCCCAATTTTtccaattacaaataaaaaaaatatgttatgtGGCTATCATAAACATTAAGTAACCAAAGTCCAAATGTGACTGTTAACGCCCAATCCGATTTGATGTTTCTTGAAGTGGTATTAAGCCAGCATTTATCTGATGAACTGTTACTGAGCGCTGCTAGAACATTAcaatattgcattttattcataactgttgtatttctattgtaaatgcacccagtaatgatttctgagcagtgtttcagttcatgaatcattagcagaagtttctgaacagtcagagaatgtttacttaatagtatcaagtgaagaatgcaAACACAAGATAAGGATATCACCAGTTTGGATGTGGCTGCctatgcaggagaaaaagtcagtcctgtgatttaaccttttgaatgctgttttactaaaaaaaatgtgttagcatattatatgctgtaaataaccttttagagcaaataagaaatgctgggtttttcattccactttaatcaCAACTAATTACAAAGactcgatctatatcttgtttttttcaccaccaattaggctttctttgggaggtacattatgctaagaatgatgttattttaaacacattttaattggaataataagaaaaaaattggaaaaaattcattatgtctcagtttttggccattatagtgttaaaacaaAACTTTCTACTGTGGAcacaacccacccattttatttgcccatttgtcccggttattgcaatgtttaaaatatttccctagtacaatgtatggcgccaatattttatttggaaataaaggtgcatttttttcagttttgcgtccatcactaagcaTAAGCCCGCAAATTAAAAAATCACAgttatataccctcttcacataccTATTAAAAAGTTTCAGTCCCTAAgacaactatttatgcattttttaatgtaaatttatatatatatatatatatatatatatatatatatatatatatatatatatatatatatatatttatttaggtACTAtggggggatgtgggagggaaatggctaattttagatgtaaatgtaggtatttttattgaataaaatgttttttttatgtagttttactatttggccacaagatgtcctcagtcattattccCGATTCACGTATGTAAGGACGTGATCGGAATTAATGCACGCACAGTAACAACAGGAAGAAACAATGAATGCCGGCGTTCCTTGAATTGGGGACTTAGATTGATAattgggaactgcgttcccattcattcatgtcCCCACTAACCGGCGGTAATGGTAGCGCGCGTGGCCATTGACTAATTTTTTGCGGCCCTGGAACTTCAAATGAAGTTTCCCAgggcgtgattatactgcacctggtgcagtaatttaaaaacatttttcctttgcatttttaaaatcgatgttcccaaaaactacaaggttgtgagaaagcgcggaggagccgccgccatgagccagcggcgggcggctccttccgcactcagCTTTCActtgcacggagaggcagccgcctcctcgcatcatgaggcggctgcctccgtgcatgagcccgcagaacgcggcgaaaccgccgagTTGGGTGCAGCAGGTAGCcagcaggtccccgctgcggagtcaccgccgagcggggctgcgctggctgggactcgtagtccctctagttttagagtgacgcgcgcgcgcgcactcaggcaggggatatatggcagcaagggaggaatcagctgaccaggctggtcagctgatcccggctccacacctcattggtccagcacttagggaggtgctggagagaggatcatgtatatatactgctagctgttcatttgttccttgtctggcgttgcgttcacatacgtgggagcacccagatccgttagtcagatccgttagtgtgccgggaccagctggagctgtaatcctacactaagctagatttgttgatagcttaaagtactagtttgattgtgattatctgttatgacctttgcctgcctcgactatccttctgagctttgaccttgtacctcgttatctctgatactccgttgctgaacccagcctgtaccttgactccgcctctgcctcctgattttgtaccccgatatttctgatacctgttgccaaaccctgcctgtacctagactccgcctctgcctactgtatctgtactttatctgtccgtgtgtttacgacctggcttgtccgacctcgagaaccgacctcacgattggaggcggttcctcgtcctgttagtgacacttgcgcctgagtgtcacttttggACTCACCTTCCCACTgttagcctgactcctcccgtcttggagagctcagacttgTGGAAGGAGTCTGTGCAGttccccttgctgcactgaggcttgtcctctgtattactgttgcaccaatcacatcactctactcaggtgaccagaggttagctagtatattggattatcggtgatactgcagatcacatataatctggtatacgtctgcatttcccgtgatactgcagatcaccggtaatcagacctctctgtgcttcaccgagcgttacagaacgccagaccacaaaacagatggaatcacgcgctgatcctctgactgtgcttgccacttcggtggataacattcatcaagcactgggccagcacaaagccttaatcgatgccttatcaggctctgtgaaaacccttcaggtgtcagttgattcagtacgttcccctcctagtgatgacatacgcatgcctgtgcctgataagttttccggtcacaagtctgacttccggaatttcaggagtagagtgttgtcgtattttgaattgagaccccgatcatcggggactgagacccaacgggtcatctttattaaaaccttgttgactggggactcccagtcctgggcatataacctgcctcctaccgataccgctctgacctcggtagacgagttctttaaggccatggccataatctacgacgaccctgaccttgctgcgacctcagagcggaagctcaaacttttgcggcaaggcagaggttcggtcgaggattatgcggcggagttccgtaggtggtcaatcacctctagatttgataacttcgctctaatggattattttctgtctgggttgacggaggaggtctctgacttaATGTTGACTGTAccagagcccaagacagttgatgaggccatatcatcggccattcgtgtagatcgcaggctacgccatcagagacaggctAGGggaagtcaccgtgtcagggtgacttcgtacacGGCACCGGTTGCTGCAGCCTCTGAAACAGcacctccgcctgtctcaccctttccggccttgcctccaccagagccgatgcaaattggtcgatcaaaactgacccaggtggagcgaaggcggaggatgatggaacaactgtgcctatactgtgcagaggcagggcatagggtgcgaaactgccccaatagggcgggaaacgggtctgcctaggagtagtggggggtgacaccctaggcacacaaacttcaccccttaaagagaaaaaattacttctcccgtgtacggtcacatgggatgataaatctgttgccactgaagccttcattgattccggctcagcggctaactttatgaattttgagtttgctcaggagttgggtttaccactcactcccgtgagaccccccatccaggtcacggcagttgacgactcccctttgcagcggaattgtcccctgtcacagactccgtttGTGAGActcaccataggggttttacacGGGGAACAGTTACAGTTTTATGTTTTGcatatgtccacctccactattatcctaggcatgccttggttgcaggtacattccccacaaatagactgggccacaggacagttgacggCATGGTCACCtcactgtttccagcagtgtttggggaaacTAACGTTGGGTCTAACCAAggtacaggtggaaggtgtaccagaGCAATACGcagattatgccgatgtgttttgtcccaaggccgcggataagtTGCCCCCGCATCGtccattcgactgtcccattgaccttcgttccggttgtgtgcctcctcgaggccatttatataacttgtctggccccgagaaacttgccatgcaggaatacattcgtgagaacttggcaaagggcttcattaggccgtcccggtcgcccgctggggcaggcttcttttttgtcaaaaagaaagatggggggttacggccttgcatcgattatcgaggtctcaataaaatcactgtgaagaatcgctacccgttaccacttattgacgatttgttcacacaggtcactgaggctagcatattttcaaaactggatttacggggggcatacaacctggtgcgtataaggaagggcgatgaatggaagacggccttcaatacccctgatgggcattacgagtatagggtgatgcccttcgggttgtgtaatgccccggccgtcttccaggaactcatcaatgaggtttttcgggaggtattgggaaagttcgttttagtctatcttgacgacattctcattttttctaacaacctctcggaacacagaacccatgtcaggatggtgttagacaaactgaggcaaaatctcttatacgccaaactcgaaaaatgtattttcgaggtcacgtcggttgcgtttttggggtatataatctccacctcaggtttgtctatggaccctgccaaggtttccgcggtcctggagtggccgcagccggtggggttaaaaccattgcaacggttcttggggtttgcgaactattatagaaggtttataaaggggtactccacagtggtcgcccctctcactagccttactaaaaaaggggcagacaccactcattggcctcccgaggcagtacaggctttttctaagttaaaggggttgttctgtTCAGCTCCCATACTCAGACATGTTGACACCTCtgttccatttattgttgaggtggacgcctcagagatcggggttggggctgtgctgtcccagcgttctggtctccagggtagactacacccgtgtgcctatttttcccgaaggttctctccggcagagagaaactatgacataggcaacagggaactcctagccatcaagttggccttcgaagagtgtcgtcattggctagagggagctgagcacactatcacagtttataccgaccacaaaaacctagaatacatcgagggggctaaaagattgagcccaaggcaggctcgatggtcactattcttctcgagatttacatttttgatcacgtatacgccagggagtaagaataccaaggcagacgctctttctaggtgttttgagccagagacagcacagccccctgttcctgagaccattgtcccacgaaaggtggtgttagccgccaccgagacttgggaggactgggaagagactttgagtccttttcagcaggatatcccagaggggaaaccagacggggtattatttgttccgttaccattccgtctccagatcttggagatggttcactcccataagaatgcgggacatccgggAGCATCTAGGACGcaggatctcgtggccagatgtgcatggtggccctcGTTAGCCGCTGACTGTAAAgaatttgtcagggaatgtgcggtgtgcgcaaaaagcaagccctcccggctggcatctgtaggtaccttgcagcctttacccaccccgagcgaaccatggacccatttgtccatggatttcgtgggagagcttcccagatctgaaggcatgtcagttatttgggtggtggtcgaccgttttagtaagatggcccacttcgtgcctttgaaaggactcccctcggcccaggaactggccgatttatttgtCATCCATGTCTtcaggctgcatggcattccagaggacatagtatctgatcggggagttcagtttatttcaaaattttggagggcattttgtcacctgatgggcatgaaattgtcattttcctcagggtatcacccacagacaaatggccagacggagagggtcaaccagtcgttagaacaatttttgagatgctacgttgctgaggcacagagtgattgggtgaaatatttaccttatgcagaatttgcccacaataacttaaagagttcgtcCTCAGGTTTCTGCCCGTTTCAGATTGTGACCGGTaaactgcctaaattctccccactgccagttgcggccactccgttcccagccttggagataTGGCTAAgatcatttaaggacatgtggtggatcaTCAAGAATAACCTTGTAAAggcattccagagtcagaaaagtcaggctgacaagagacgctcattagaatggaaattccaaccaggagatttggtttgggtgtcaacccgtcacctgaccctgaaacaaccctctgacaaacttggtcccaggttcgtgggtccattcccggttactaggaagatcaacaatgtcacatatgccattgatcttcccaccagcatgcgtggagtgaggtctttccacgtgtcgcttctcaaacccgcagtccaggtgggccccactcctcctcctcctgtcttagtcgatgcccagcccgagtatgaggtggaaaagatcatagattcacgcACGGTGCAGAACTCGgtgcaatatctcgtacattggaaggggtacggcattgaggagaggcaatgggtgcctgggaaccgcatgcatgcggacgagttggtGAGAGAGTTTCATGCTGCACATCCagggaaacctggaaggagctgtccggagtccactcctcggggggggggggtactgtgagaaagcgcggaggagccgccgccatgagccagcggcgggcggctccttccgcactcagCTTTCActtgcacggagaggcagccgcctcctcgcatcatgaggcggctgcctccgtgcatgagcccgcagaacgcggcgaaaccgccgagTTGGGTGCAGCAGGTAGCcagcaggtccccgctgcggagtcaccgccgagcggggctgcgctggctgggactcgtagtccctctagttttagagtgacgcgcgcgcgcgcactcaggcaggggatatatggcagcaagggaggaatcagctgaccaggctggtcagctgatcccggctccacacctcattggtccagcacttagggaggtgctggagagaggatcatgtatatatactgctagctgttcatttgttccttgtctggcgttgcgttcacatacgtgggagcacccagatccgttagtcagatccgttagtgtgccgggaccagctggagctgtaatcctacactaagctagatttgttgatagcttaaagtactagtttgattgtgattatctgttatgacctttgcctgcctcgactatccttctgagctttgaccttgtacctcgttatctctgatactccgttgctgaacccagcctgtaccttgactccgcctctgcctcctgattttgtaccccgatatttctgatacctgttgccaaaccctgcctgtacctagactccgcctctgcctactgtatctgtactttatctgtccgtgtgtttacgacctggcttgtccgacctcgagaaccgacctcacgattggaggcggttcctcgtcctgttagtgacacttgcgcctgagtgtcactttcggactcaCCTTCCCACTgttagcctgactcctcccgtcttggagagctcagacttgTGGAAGGAGTCTGTGCAGTTCcctttgctgcactgaggcttgtcctctgtattactgttgcaccaatcacatcactctactcaggtgaccagaggttagctagtatattggattatcggtgatactgcagatcacatataatctggtatacgtctgcatttcccgtgatactgcagatcaccggtaatcagacctctctgtgcttcaccgagcgttacaaaggtctttttgaaaaattcttttttttttaaacttgtttccactattccccttaaagtggtttaacacccagcatttcaactttgctttaaaagat
This DNA window, taken from Hyperolius riggenbachi isolate aHypRig1 chromosome 3, aHypRig1.pri, whole genome shotgun sequence, encodes the following:
- the LOC137561813 gene encoding olfactory receptor 1468-like; translated protein: MLVLPSDTHGPYQSNVTSIFLLGFRDMGRFTLWFFIFLLLIYCGTLCGNLLIITLVSISKTLHSPMYFFLTQLSITDVMMGTNISPNLLHIVLHGNSSISFSGCVTQYYFFSVSEASECFLLMVMSYDRYVAICSPLHYISIMTPWLCITLVALSWLLSFIVTTIMTFYICQLQFCGPNTIDHFFCDVVPLIELSCSDVSSMKIVVVMLGVPAVVLPFLFIVVSYMGIVWTILKISSISGRQKSFSTCSSHLTVVCQFYGSLIAIYIIPNEGHSQMGRKIMSMLYTVFTPFLNPCIYSLRNKDIKKALKNVSV